The DNA region ACCGGAGAACACCTCCGTCGCCTTCACCCACGAGATCATGCCACCCAGGAGGACGTCCACGTACCCGACGCTCTCGCCGCCGAAGAAGGGCCCCATCCCCCCCGAGCTCTCCTTCAGGCCTCCCTCCAGTACGTCCGCCGCCGCGATCGTCTGCCTCATCACCTCGGCCCTCTCCTCGTCGGTCTTGACCCTCAACACCTGCCGCCATGGCGTCACCAGCTGCACGCCCCGTGCGCACGCGGTGCAAGTGAGATTCCACGGTGAATCCAACCATCAAGAAGCGAAACCAAGACGAGACATGTTGTTACCTTGTCTTCAAGGTAGGCGGCCCAGAAGCGAGCGACAGCGCGCTCGTAGGGGTCGGCGGGGAGCAGGGACGGGCCGGCGCCGGCAAAGGCCTCGTCGATGTACTGGACGACGACCGACGACTCGCAGACCGGCTTGCCGTCGTGGATCAGCACGGGCACCGCCTTGTGCACGGGGTTGGAGCTGAGCAGGAGCTCGCTCTTGCTGCCGAGATCCTCCTCGACGTACTCGTAGCTCAGGCCCTTgatctgcagcgcgagcttcGCTCTGGTGACGAACGGGCTCGCCCACATCCCCAGCAGCTTAAGCTCGCCGCCTTCCGTCATCTCCTGATGCAGGAGTGTCCTACTCCTACCCACAGAAACTGAAGAACGGATGTGCAGCGTGCACGGGTGTGTGTCTCTGCTGTCTGCTCTGCTGACGTTCGTGGTTCTGAATGTTGGAGTGCTCTCTGGTGATTCGAGGAGCTCTTTATCAGGGCCGGAAACAGGAGGATCGGGTTGGTATGGTCAATGCCTCAATGGCAATGAGGCACGTAAAGGCGTCACGGTGACGCCTGCGCTGATCAACTCTACGGTTTCGTGGAGACAATTCCCAGAACAGACGGATGTGCAGATCTTGAGGATAACTGATGGAATATTGTTCAGAGTCCGGATCCTACCAACTGAGCGCCGTGCGTGCGCGATGACGCAGCTCGTTAGCTACGAGGGAAAGTCGCATCAAATCCTCCGCCGATTTTTCAAAATCAACTGCTGACCAGTAGTTTCGCAATCTAGCCAGCATTGAGAGCTGGAGCTGTCAGGTTGGTGTCCCCTGCGTTGGACAACACTGTCGTCGTTGCTGTCGTCATAGATTAGAACATCAAAATCAACTCCACATTTTTTTCATCAAAACTAGATCTTGCATATCGCCTTTCGGAATCATGGTATTAAAGACGTACAGAGCTGGGCACGAGACTTGATCGACCTTATCTGACTCGGAATACTTCAAAAACTTTGTGAGCGCGCGGCTATAAACCAAACAGGAAAACAGGTTAAACACTTTTAACTTCAGAAAGCAATACAAATTGGTTGCTGTCATGTCACGGAGGATAGCGGTCATTCAACTCTAGCAAAGTTTGACTCAGATATGGCATCAGTCACTAGCGTGCAACTTGGTTGCGACAAATGGACACCATCAAAGTCAAATCTAAATGCACGGTTCACTATTAGAATAGAACAACTGTACAACAACCAATGGAGTATATGACAAATGGACACCATCAAAATCAGATCTAAATACGGTTCATTACCCAATGGCACCACATGATCGCGCCAATTTTAGTTCCTTGCGGCTGCAGCCACAGCTGCAGCTCGTGCCTGCTTCGCCTTGCTGTACTCGATCAGCTTGTCGACCTCTGGCAGGATTGCCTTGGCGGCATCCAACGCACCGAAGCGCTCCACCCACGCCTCCTAGAGCGGGCTTCTGGTGCTGTCAAAGAGCTTGATGCCAAACCGTGACTCGCCGACGTACGCCAAGGGTATGAGGCCCCCGAGCACGATGTCCAAGTACCCCACGCTGTCTCCGCCGAAGAAGGGCTTCCCCTTGGAGCACTCCTTGAAGGCTGCCTCTAGGGTCTTATCCTCGGAGCACTCTGATAAAATTGAGCTGCTTTGGTGTAGTATGCTGCAAACGTGTGCTTCAGTGCttcggccttctcctcctccgtcTTGGCTCTACCGGCTTGTAACGCCGAGACAAACAACTGCCACGCGTGCTCACATCCGTCAATATGTTTGAGCAATCTCCGCCAAGACAGTTAGTCAGTTACGGGGCATCACGAGCTAATAATAGACGTGATGCCTTGTCGTCGATATAGGCAGCCCAGAAGCGAGCCATGGCGCGTTCGTAGGGTTCAgcagggaggagggaggggccATCTGTGCTGAAGGCCTCGTCGATGTATTGCACGATGAGCTGAGATTCGCATACGGGCAACGTTGTGGACGAGCACGGGCACCTTCTTGTGCACCGGGTTGGACGTGAGTAGCAGCTGGTAGAGGTCCTCCTCCTCCACGTTCTCATAGCTCAGGCCCTTGAAGCTGAGCGCAAGCTTCACTCTGATTACAAACGGGCTCGCCCACGTCCCCAGCAGCTTCAGCTCTTCTCGCCCTCCGGTCATTCCCTGCTTTTCTGCACAACTGAAGGTTTATGTGTTCTAGATCAGTGATAACCTCGGGGTGGATGTATTTGTGATAGCGTTTCGGTCGATGTCATTCTTCCACTATAAATTAAATTAGTGGAAGAGTGATGACATGTTCATGTCAACGGATCTTAATTGGCTCTTAGAAATGCTACTGGTTCAAATTATTGTATCGGATCCACATCTATCCATCTTTGACCGGTGAAATTGCTAAAGCAGTAGAAATTCCTGGGCCGATATTTGTAGATAAAACTCCACGTTTGACTAAactagtttttttttaaaaaaaatgttgACTAAACTAGTTGCTACTACTATTCTATTTTTACAGCTGATGTTGTAACGGACCAAGAAAATAAATATAGAAATTCCAAACGACCCAAGATTTGTTCAATTTCTTGAAGAAGAAGTTTTGGAAATAGTCAAACAAAATAATGATGGCATCTCTGCTTTTTGTTGGTTGGGGCCTCTGGTTATTAGTTGATTTCATGTTccaattcaaaattaaactacGTTTTCTCCAAACTGTCGGATTTGTTTCAGATCCTTTTGAACTATAGTTTTTTTAGatttaataaaataaatttaCGGCATGGGCTATTCTTTTATTGAAGAAGAAGTGACATTCCAGATCAGGAGAGCCGGCATATTGTTCTATCAAAAAAATATGTAGGCCATCTAGAAGCAGTGCTCCGTCCAGTGCAACTCCATGCGTGGATAAAAATATTGCGACAACAGCTTTTTACTAAAAGATTTAGCTTACAGTGGATTGCAGCTTTTCCAAAAATAGGACGGCCGTACGTCTAGCCTAACCAGCCGTAAATTAGCCAAGTCCTAATATGACATGTACTAATTTATCCTTTGAGAGCAAACGGGCTTGCCCACATGCCTAGCAGCTTCAGCTCGTCACCTCCTCCGGCCACTGGCCAGTCCAATTTTTCCTATGCTCTGGAtcggaggaagaggagaagaaCTATATGCTTGTGTTGCCATCAGTTTGGTCGGTCAGTATGGCTCCCTCAATGCATCATCCGTGACGCTTGCAACGCATTTGCTGATAAAATATTCAACGATCACTTCAATAATTGGGTCGCTGTGTGGATCACGCGCTGTGAACAGAAGCAGTGGATCACTGTGAAGATTGAAGACATGCGACAGTGACACCGACACATTTAAACTAAACATAGAAAACGAAGCCCATTCTCTTTATTTCTGATCTGCTAGTAACACACACGACAATAATAATAACATCGGATAAGCCTGTATTTTGCAGATCTTCATGTCTTCCTCCGACACAAATGTCGGTGAAGCAAATTTTCAGGTGTCTGATGAGGCTGCAGCTGCAGCCTGGGCGGCCTGCCTTTGCTTGGCGTACTCGACCAGCCTGTCGACGTCCGCCAGGACCGCCTTGGCCGTGTCGAGCGCGCCGAACCGCTCCGCCCACGCGTTCAGGAGCGGGCTCCTCGCGGCGTCGAAGAGCCTGAACCCGTACAGCTTCTCGGCGGCGTGCACCCACGCGAGCAGGGCCCCGAGCGTGACGTCCAGGTACCCGACGGTGTCCCCGCCGAAGAAGGGCTTGCCCTTGGAGAGCTCCCTGAAGGCCGCCTCCATGTTCTCAGCCGCAACGATAGTCTGCTTCAGCCCCtccgccttctcctcctccgtcTTGCCCCTCGCCGACTGTAAAAACGAGGCCAGGAGCTGCAACGAGCACAGGCGTCGTCAGGATCTTTTGGACGCCACTCGAAACCGATGGATGAATGCCAGCAATACAAGAGGACAAATCACCTTGTCGTCAACGTAGGCACCCCAGAAGCGAGCAATGGCGCGTTCGTAGGGGTCGGCCGGGAGGAGAGAGGGGCCGGTGCCGGGGAAGGCCTCGTCGATGTACTGCACGATGATCTGCGACTCGCAGACGGGCCTGCCGTTGTGGAGGAGCACGGGCACCTTCTTGTGCACCGGGTTGGAGCTGAGGAGCAGCTCGCTCTTGCCGCCGAAGATGTCCTCCTCGACGTCCTCGTAGCTCAGGCCCTTGAAGCCGAGCGCGAGCTTCGCCCGCATCACGAACGGGCTCGCCCACATGCCCAGCAGCTTCAGCTCGTCACCTCCTCTGGCCATTCTTACCGTCGTCGTTTCCAGCTCGTTTCAGCTTGTGCTAGCTCTTTTTGTGCTGTGGTGTGCTGTTGAGTCTTCAGCTAGCGGAGCAAGCTAAGGGAGGAACTGCATTTATACTGCTTGGGTGGCTGCATATGGCCATATATCTGAGCGTCATCCGTGATGCTTGCATAGAAATCTCGAGGATAGGATTTGCCGCAGCCACTTAATTTAGTGGCACAGTGACGAACTGAAATGGCTCTTGGCCAGTTGGCCTCTTGGGTCACAGAAGAAGCAATGGTGTGGAAACTAGAAATAGGGCCCCCATGGGCTATTTTATCCACATCCAACTGCATACTGGACTACAGGAGCAGAGAGCAGAAAATCCTCGCTGATACGGGCGATAGTTTATTTGTTGATTTTTGGGGTATTGGCGTGTTGCAGTCTACGAGTACTAAACAAAGATGAAATTTTGAAGTGTGGAGatttgttcaactcttcttggaGAGGAAACCAAGGAAGTAAACTCCCAGGCCCGCCATTCATGGACAAATTTCCTTGGAGTATAAGCTTAGGAAATGGTAAACGAAACAATAGTTCTACCTCAGCATTTTTTTACCGTTTTAGAAAGGTACCTAGAAGTAGTACAAGATCCAACATTCCGGAAAGTAGGTCCCGAACTCGGCACATAATTTTCATTCGTGGTGGTTTTGGCCCAAACCAGGACGAAATGTATGGGAAATTCCTATCCATCTTTCAAAAGATTTTAACTTTACTTTTTAGTGCTTGAGATGTGTGCTATAGTAGATAGATAGTTGTAATGAGACTGGGGAGCAAGCCAACTATAGATTTTGATAGTTTGTGATGAGATTGGGGATGATCAGATGATGAatcaaacaacaaaaagatgtTGATTTGGTCTGAGAAATGTTGGATCAGAGTTCGCAGATTGTTAAATTGTAAGAAGATGTTGAAGCATATACGTGGTGAGGAGAGATTTCGGTGAACGATGAGCGAGTGATAATCCTGGAATTCTGATTCCACGTAAAATGCTGAACTATTATAATCGAAATGTTGACATAAACTTAGTTGACTGTTTATCCAAGGTTAACAAAATGTTGAAGCTTGTTAGGGCTGGAAGAACATAGATGATTGGCGGGCtgcaactaattaaactaaatGGACTTATTAGAAGGGAAGATGGTTAGCTAATAATTTCCAAGAAGATGAATAGGATTATAGGAAGCCCCAAATTTGTGGGTTCACCGGTCATCCCAGCAATGAATTATATCCTAGTATGTCGGAAAAACTTTCAATGCTCTAATTTACAAGGATTTCTAGCCGAATTCCAGTCTTCCAAACAGGGCCTAACTCTGCAACTCCTGCATGTTCTTTTAGAAAATGGATGGGGAGGTAACTTGCTGAGAAAGTTGAAAATTTTGCTGGTTCAGGCATTTTAAGAGAAGCAACCAACCACGTACTAGTACTTTTTCTTATTACAGGGAAATATCAATATCTTCCTCAGACCTAGTTGTCGCCTCAGCACTCACACGTTTCGTTCAGTTGTTTGCGGCAGCAGCTGCAACCTCGGCCTCCCTCACCTTGGCATGCTCAACTAGCCTGTCGATGTTCGGCATGACCGCCACGACCTCATCCAGCTTGTCGAAGTGCTCCACCCACTTCTCCAGGAGCGGACTCCTGGAGGCATCGAAGAGCCTGATCCCATGACGCACCTCGGCGGTGTGCATCCACGCTACCAGGGCCCCGAGCGCGATGTCCAGGTAGCCGACGCAGTCGCCACCAAAGAAGGACTGCCCCTTGGAGATCTCCTTGAACGCCCCTTCCAAGGTTTCCACGGCCGCGAACGTCTCCTTCACCCCCTCTGCCTTCTCCTCCGCGGTCTTGCCCCTGCCCGCCTTCAACCAAGACGCCAAGAACTGCAACACACACCCGTCGATCAGCATGCTGCGATGCAGATTTCATTGACAACAACATATATACCAACTGCAAATACAGGTTGATTTCGGGGGTACTGACCTTGTCATCAATGAAGGCGGCCCAGAAGCGCGCCATGGCACGTTCGTAGGGGTCGACAGGGAGGAAGGTGGGGCCTGCGGCGCTGTAGACCTCGTCGAGGTACTGCACGATGACCTGTGACTCGCAGACGGGCTTGCCGTTGTGGATGAGCACGGGCACCTGCTTCTGCACTGGGTtggagcggaggaggaggtcGCTCTTGTTCTTGAGGTCCTCCTCGACGTACTCGTAGCTCAGACCCTTGAAGCTGAGCGCGAGCTTCACCCGCAGGACGAACGGGCTCGCCCACATCCCCAGCAGCTTCAGCTCATCGCTTCCTCCGGACATTCTCTACTCTCTGTGGTCGCACTCTTTATTAGcctctctgctctgctctgctcttgaAGTCTTGATTGAGAAGAGGGCAAGGCAACTTTGTGCTTGACTCCTTGTGATTGTGCTGCCATCTCAGTTGGATAAGTAAGGAGGCATCAACGCATCATCCGTGACGCCTGCAATCGATTTGGTGGTGGAATATTCCACGTGCACTTAATTAAGTAGCTGTGCAAGTCACATGGTTGTCCGGATGTGCAGTCAAACACTCATTTCAATTTCCTACTTCGCGTGGTACTCTGTGAACGTATGAATCCGTGGAGGATTCATCAAATCCAGATTGATCCATCAAATTCAGATTGTGATTGTACGTACTACTTGCATCTTTTCTTTTATCTAATCGAGGTACTTAGGATATGAACTGCTGCGGCTCCGCTCAACCAATTAACAAAGTTTCCATGCTGTGATACTCTTTTATCCCGTAATCCAAATGGAGAGGCCTCTCCATTTAGTTTTAAAAGAAGAGCCATCAAACTTTTTTAAAATGGAAAGTCGAATCCCATCAGATTTTCAGTTTAAAGATAATTTTACAATCCAGTGTTAAGAAAGTAAGTTTCTACTCtatgaaaattatgaaaaataattTCGTAGTACATTAATGTTAGAAAAGGTAACTTCTTGATCCGTGCCTTTATTAAGAAAAGTAACTTTTTCAATCCGTGCATTTATTAAGAAAATAACTTTTATAAGAAAAAGTAATATTGTAGTATATAAATTTTAGAAAAAGTTGACAGGAAGTAACTTGCCAAACTTGCCAATAGTATACCTATAAAGTAACTTGTGACTAATCTGTATTGCAGAGGAAGTAAGATTTGTTTTTAAAAAAGTAACTTCACCAATTTGAGCAAAACATACTTAGATGAGAACTTGTTTGGAAGCTCTCACTAAAATGAATATAATGATATAATTAAATTTTGATTTGGACGTATGATCGTAGAACTATTGATTTTTTAAAGTTGAGATTGATATGCATATGTCCATCATGACTCACATGCAACAGGGGTGGTAACGGATCATAGTTCTACTGGTCTCTTCGCAATCTAATTTGACTCTTATATATTTTTATCTCAAAATTGTATAAAATTAGAGTCCAGTCTTTAGATTACCTAGGCTATAGGCTAAATTTTCAGACCCTTTACCACCCGACATGCAACATATGGGACAGTGAAGGTAGGGGGCTCTCCATCTATCCTTATGAGGAGAGTCCTCTCCCCGAAAAAGGGACCTCTAATTTATTTATAAGGATTTTGGCCGAATGCTAGTTTGCCAAATAATACTCTAACTCTGCAACTCTTGTATCTTATTTTAGGAAATTGATGGGGAGATAACTTGCGAGATAATTGAAAACTTTGCTGGTTCATACATTTTAAGAGCAGGAACCACGTACTAGTACTTCTTTTAGTAcatagaaatgtcaatatctttcTCAGACCTAGTCGCTGAGACGTTTCTGTTCAGTTGTTCACGATAGCAGCAGCAACCTTGGCCTCCCTCACCTTGGCATGCTCCACTAGCCTGTCGATGTCCGGCATGACCGCAACGACCTCATCCAGCTTGACGAAGCGCTCCACCCACTTCTCCAGGAACGGGCTCCTGGAGGCATCGAAGACTCGAAGAGCCTGATCCCATGCCGTAGCGGCGGTGCGCATCCACGCTACCAGGGCCCCGAGCGCGATGTCCGTAGACGCTGTCGCCGCCAAAGAAGGGCTTCCCCTTGGAGATCTCCCTGAACGCCCCTTCCAGGGTTTCCACGGCCGCGAACGTCTCCTCCACCCCCTCCGCCTTCTCCTCCGCTGTCTCGGCCCTACCCGCCTTCAACCATGAGGCCAAGAACCGCAATGCATGCATATCAATACTTTTTAGATAAGGGATAAACCGGCCTCTATATCCATACGAGGATATATAGCCAAGAGTTACAAGAGTTCTACTCTAAACCTCAAATAAGAACTAAAAACACAAGAAAGAACACTctaaaacaaagaaaaaaaattagaAGACTAAGCTTCAATTTTCCTTATTCTCTCTCGTTTCATCCTTGCAAAGTCTTTACGCAGCATCAGACCATCACATCTCTCATTTCCTTAAAAATTTTGATGTCCGAATCATCTAATGCTACTACTGAAGTAACAAAATCAAACTAATGACCTCCAAGGCGACGCTTCATGAGGAAGAGAACATCGAAGCATTCACATCAATATATAGATCAGCATACTGCGATGCAGATTAATTTCATTGACGTGACACTACTGGAAACCAAGATTTCCGTGTGGGGATCGAATTTTTTTGACGGGTTTTGATCCCACCGACAGAACAATTCTGTTTTCCAGATGCCAACTACAAATACAGGACGATTTGGGACTTGGGAGTACTGACCTTGTCATCAATGAAGGCAGCCCAGAAGCGCGCCATGGCGCGTTCGTAGGGGTCAACAGGGAGGAAAGTAGGGCCTGAGGCGCTGTAGACCTCGTCGAGGTACTGCACGATATGATATGTGACTCACAGACAGGCTTGCCGTTGTGGATGAGCACGGGCACCTTCTTGTGCTCCGGGTTGGAGCTGAGGAGGAGGTCACTCTTCTTGTTCTTGAGGTCCTCAACGTACTCATAGCTCAGACCCTTGAAGCTGAGCGCGAGCTCTTCACCCGCAGAACGAACGGGCTCGCCCACATCCCCAGCAGCTTCAGCTCATCGCCTCCTCCGGCCATTCTCTACTCTCTGTGTTTGAAATTCTCTCTTAGCCTCGGTGTGCTCTGCTCTTGATTGAGATTTGAGAGTACTTGTGATTGTGCTGCCATCTCAGTTATATAAGTAAGCAGCCATCAACGCATCATCCGTGACGCCTGACGGTGGAATTAATATTCCACGTGCAGTACTTATTGATAAGTAGCTGCGCAATGCAAGCCACATGCATGGTTGTCTGGATAAGCAATCAGCCACTCATCTCAGTTAGACAAGCGACGTTTTATTTCAAACATAGAACGGTCAAACAAGGCGAGCTCGCGCTGCCTGCTGTCGTGCAGGGAGCAAGATAAGGTATTCAGACTTGGAGAGGTCATTGGGCGCAGTGCCAAACTGCTTGGCTATGGTATCCTGCTGTTGCGTACCGCCACACTTTCCTATTAATTTTCCAGTACTGTTGTGGGTAGTGAAGTACCGAGTTTCCCATC from Panicum hallii strain FIL2 chromosome 9, PHallii_v3.1, whole genome shotgun sequence includes:
- the LOC112877637 gene encoding probable glutathione S-transferase GSTU6, which encodes MTEGGELKLLGMWASPFVTRAKLALQIKGLSYEYVEEDLGSKSELLLSSNPVHKAVPVLIHDGKPVCESSVVVQYIDEAFAGAGPSLLPADPYERAVARFWAAYLEDKLVTPWRQVLRVKTDEERAEVMRQTIAAADVLEGGLKESSGGMGPFFGGESVGYVDVLLGGMISWVKATEVFSGAKIIDAAKTPLLAAWMERFCELDAARAVLQDVGALVEYARALQARFAAAAPNN
- the LOC112873200 gene encoding uncharacterized protein LOC112873200; amino-acid sequence: MSGGSDELKLLGMWASPFVLRVKLALSFKGLSYEYVEEDLKNKSDLLLRSNPVQKQVPVLIHNGKPVCESQVIVQYLDEVYSAAGPTFLPVDPYERAMARFWAAFIDDKFLASWLKAGRGKTAEEKAEGVKETFAAVETLEGAFKEISKGQSFFGGDCVGYLDIALGALVAWMHTAEVRHGIRLFDASRSPLLEKWVEHFDKLDEVVAVMPNIDRLVEHAKVREAEVAAAAANNLETTTVRMARGGDELKLLGMWASPFVMRAKLALGFKGLSYEDVEEDIFGGKSELLLSSNPVHKKVPVLLHNGRPVCESQIIVQYIDEAFPGTGPSLLPADPYERAIARFWGAYVDDKLLASFLQSARGKTEEEKAEGLKQTIVAAENMEAAFRELSKGKPFFGGDTVGYLDVTLGALLAWVHAAEKLYGFRLFDAARSPLLNAWAERFGALDTAKAVLADVDRLVEYAKQRQAAQAAAAASSDT